From Flavobacterium arcticum, the proteins below share one genomic window:
- a CDS encoding DUF4139 domain-containing protein — translation MKKILFVCLLFSGIIYAQKPVFTSAKVKAATVYFNAAEITQSASARIPLGTSEIVIKNVADYVNESTVCIGAPESLTVLSVQFTRDYISEYEHDDSSPALKKVRDSITIIEKDIQQTSISKYTEQKTLEILDKNQQVAGQQSGLNVAELTKLVEYYRTKRKEIALSESALNTKLQMLNQKLSDLKSRLQTNINKEEKTSQGKLVLQVMSDAAGSVPLEINYLTTGASWSPFYDLRVDNISEPINMLYKAQVVQQTGIDWKKAKLTLSSGMPNQNNQAPLLQAWFLRFGVLYRYDNSDVRMNTFNGQVQGLKIATGEGAPGASSELQDRANISNYTTISENQLNVSFDIDVPYDILSNGKKHSVTLKEIKLPATYKHYAVPKLEKEAFLLAELSDYSKYNLLTGEANIIFEGMYIGKTVIDPNQTTDTLRLSMGRDKKISIKREKVADKSGSKFLSSYKEQTFTYDITIRNNKKETVELMLKDQYPISTDKEIEVELLKDDGAKVNTETGVLTWEFDLKPGETKKVRISYKVRYPKDKVINNL, via the coding sequence ATGAAGAAGATACTTTTTGTATGCCTGCTATTCAGCGGCATAATTTATGCACAAAAGCCCGTTTTTACATCGGCAAAAGTAAAAGCAGCTACGGTATATTTTAATGCTGCGGAGATAACCCAATCGGCATCGGCTAGAATACCATTGGGAACATCAGAAATAGTGATTAAAAATGTTGCGGACTACGTTAACGAAAGCACGGTTTGCATTGGTGCACCCGAAAGTCTTACGGTACTATCAGTACAGTTTACCCGCGATTATATTTCGGAATATGAACATGATGATAGCTCCCCTGCATTAAAAAAAGTGCGCGATAGTATAACGATTATAGAGAAAGATATTCAGCAAACAAGTATTTCTAAGTATACCGAGCAAAAAACCCTCGAAATACTCGATAAAAATCAACAAGTAGCGGGACAGCAAAGCGGGCTTAACGTAGCCGAATTGACTAAGCTGGTTGAATATTACAGAACAAAACGCAAAGAAATTGCGCTTTCTGAAAGTGCATTAAATACAAAGCTACAAATGCTCAATCAAAAACTTAGTGACTTAAAGAGCAGACTACAAACAAACATTAATAAAGAAGAGAAAACATCTCAAGGAAAACTTGTATTGCAGGTAATGAGTGATGCAGCGGGTAGTGTACCGCTCGAAATAAACTATCTTACCACAGGTGCATCATGGTCGCCGTTTTATGACCTGCGTGTAGATAACATAAGTGAGCCTATAAACATGCTGTATAAAGCACAGGTAGTACAGCAAACGGGTATCGACTGGAAAAAAGCAAAACTTACGCTATCTAGCGGTATGCCCAACCAAAACAATCAAGCACCATTATTACAAGCATGGTTTTTACGATTTGGTGTTTTGTATAGGTATGATAATAGTGATGTAAGAATGAACACATTTAATGGGCAGGTTCAAGGGCTGAAAATTGCAACTGGAGAAGGTGCTCCTGGTGCTAGCTCGGAACTACAAGATAGAGCTAATATCTCCAATTACACTACCATAAGCGAAAACCAACTTAATGTTTCATTTGATATAGATGTACCTTATGATATACTTAGTAACGGTAAAAAACACAGTGTAACGCTTAAAGAAATTAAACTTCCTGCTACTTATAAGCATTATGCTGTGCCAAAACTGGAAAAAGAAGCCTTCCTTTTGGCAGAGCTTAGCGACTATTCTAAATACAATTTACTAACGGGAGAAGCCAACATTATTTTTGAAGGAATGTATATTGGTAAAACCGTTATTGACCCGAACCAAACTACCGATACTTTACGACTAAGTATGGGCAGGGATAAAAAAATCTCTATTAAAAGAGAAAAAGTAGCTGATAAATCGGGTAGTAAATTCTTGTCGTCCTACAAAGAACAGACCTTTACTTATGATATTACTATAAGAAATAATAAGAAAGAAACTGTCGAGCTAATGCTGAAAGACCAATACCCAATAAGTACCGATAAAGAAATAGAAGTAGAGCTACTTAAAGATGATGGCGCTAAAGTAAATACCGAAACAGGGGTGCTTACTTGGGAGTTTGACCTGAAGCCAGGCGAAACTAAAAAAGTACGCATCAGTTATAAAGTGCGCTATCCTAAAGATAAAGTGATAAATAATTTATAG
- a CDS encoding transglycosylase domain-containing protein encodes MRKRNKKQLLVLLVKILAACIVLGIIAFFTFRNVLLEKAIDKVSHKMERDYNSKFEVKHASFTGFSGITMQGITLVPKDADTLLHIESLTTTINVSRLLAGKIQLGALDMKNGYIQLVRSKKGRNFDSFLHPKRVAAKQDLQDKEAVNYAKKAYRLLTRALNLVPTDMTLQNLSLRLNDMGREVSIDLTALRLADKQLESSFGVIDNGKIQSWQVKGIADPRNKQGDLKFFNSDTSRIELPYISERFDLKSGFDSIRVNVQSIDMNGDELHIDGFATISDFMINHPKIAKKDVVINNARFDYHFLLGTGFIALDSASTMQLNNIKFTPFAKYSVIKDTVYALQVHIPKMQAQDFITSLPKGLFSNFEGMEAEGSFSYDLDFEYNKNKPKDLIFDSSLKKEGLKITKYGEANLAKLNTPFTYSAIDNGVRQRPIVVGDENPNYTPIDQIAPYLQKAVLTSEDPSFFNHRGFINEAFRESIIKNIQTKKFARGASTISMQLVKNVFLTREKTLSRKLEEILLVYILENNRIASKERMLEVYFNVIEWGPDVYGIGEASRYYFQKTPSELTLDECLFLASIVPRPKKFMWQFNNEGNLKPYAKTHNKFIKDLMLRRGLLSPEDTIAPSKINLSGPARARLRIKDTTAIANDSIDLDDFLFTVPETD; translated from the coding sequence ATGCGTAAGAGAAACAAGAAACAGTTACTTGTATTGTTAGTAAAGATACTTGCTGCTTGCATAGTACTTGGAATTATAGCATTTTTTACTTTCCGTAATGTTTTACTAGAAAAAGCTATTGACAAAGTGAGTCATAAAATGGAACGCGATTACAATAGTAAATTTGAAGTTAAGCACGCCTCCTTTACAGGTTTTTCGGGCATAACTATGCAGGGCATAACTCTTGTACCTAAAGATGCTGACACCTTATTGCATATCGAGTCGCTTACTACAACAATAAATGTATCGCGACTTTTAGCGGGTAAAATACAGTTGGGTGCGCTGGATATGAAAAATGGATATATCCAACTGGTGCGAAGCAAGAAAGGCAGAAATTTTGATTCTTTTTTACACCCTAAAAGAGTAGCTGCGAAGCAAGATTTACAAGATAAAGAAGCTGTAAACTATGCTAAAAAAGCCTATCGTTTACTTACCCGAGCGTTAAATCTTGTGCCTACCGATATGACCTTGCAAAACCTTTCGTTACGATTGAATGATATGGGACGCGAGGTAAGTATCGACCTTACAGCACTTCGGCTTGCTGATAAGCAATTGGAATCATCTTTCGGGGTAATTGATAATGGTAAGATACAGTCATGGCAGGTAAAAGGTATAGCCGACCCACGTAATAAGCAGGGTGACCTTAAGTTTTTTAATAGCGATACTTCACGAATAGAACTCCCATATATTAGCGAACGGTTTGATCTAAAATCGGGGTTTGACTCCATACGAGTTAATGTACAAAGCATAGATATGAATGGCGATGAACTGCACATAGACGGTTTCGCTACTATTAGCGATTTTATGATAAATCATCCTAAAATTGCAAAGAAAGATGTGGTTATAAATAACGCCCGTTTTGATTATCACTTTTTATTAGGTACTGGCTTTATAGCTTTAGACAGTGCATCTACAATGCAGCTTAATAATATTAAGTTTACTCCGTTTGCCAAGTATAGTGTTATAAAAGATACGGTGTATGCACTACAAGTACACATACCTAAAATGCAGGCTCAGGATTTTATAACCTCGCTCCCAAAAGGGCTTTTTAGCAATTTTGAAGGTATGGAAGCCGAAGGCAGTTTTAGTTACGACCTCGATTTTGAGTACAACAAGAACAAGCCAAAAGACCTGATTTTTGACAGTAGCTTGAAAAAAGAGGGGCTGAAAATCACCAAATATGGAGAGGCTAACCTTGCCAAGTTGAATACTCCGTTTACCTACAGCGCTATTGATAATGGTGTGCGGCAACGCCCTATTGTAGTAGGGGACGAGAACCCGAACTATACTCCAATAGACCAAATAGCACCGTACTTACAAAAAGCAGTATTAACCAGCGAAGACCCATCGTTTTTTAATCATAGAGGGTTTATTAATGAAGCTTTCCGTGAGTCGATAATCAAGAACATCCAGACAAAGAAGTTTGCACGCGGGGCAAGTACTATAAGCATGCAGTTGGTAAAAAATGTATTCCTTACCCGCGAGAAAACACTTTCGAGAAAGCTAGAAGAAATTCTTTTGGTATATATACTCGAAAACAATCGCATTGCCAGTAAAGAACGAATGCTCGAAGTTTATTTTAACGTGATAGAATGGGGTCCTGATGTATATGGTATAGGCGAGGCATCACGCTATTATTTTCAGAAAACACCATCGGAACTTACGCTTGATGAATGTCTTTTCTTGGCGAGTATAGTGCCACGCCCTAAAAAGTTTATGTGGCAGTTTAACAATGAGGGTAACCTGAAACCCTATGCCAAAACACACAACAAATTTATTAAAGATTTGATGTTGCGCAGGGGGTTACTATCGCCCGAAGACACTATTGCCCCAAGTAAAATAAACCTTAGTGGTCCTGCCAGAGCAAGACTGAGAATAAAAGATACTACGGCTATTGCAAATGACTCGATAGATCTAGATGATTTTTTATTTACTGTTCCTGAAACTGATTAA